TTGCATCACGTCCAATAAAGAAAGGGGAGTTTATTGTGGAATACAAGGGAGAGCTAATTAGTGCAGCTGAAGCAGAAACACGTCTGACACGGTATCTTTTTGAAATTGATGACAACTACACTATTGATGGAGCAGCGAGGGACAATATTGCACGCTATATGAACCACCTATGTGATCCAAATGTGGAGGCAGAAATAGAAGCTGGCGAAATCAAGTTTTATGCACTAAAAGATATAGAAGAAGGAGATGAGTTAGGATACGATTACGGCGAAGAATATGTAGATGAATTCATCAAGCCATATGGCTGTAAATGCTCACATTGTAGTTAGTTAAACAGAGGCAAAATTTCTTGAAACCTACATAAATACAATGTAAGGTGCTTGTTAGAATAGTGTCTTAACAACTGAATAAAGGAGTGCTACAAATGTTGAAATCGAAAATAGTTTCGTCGCTTGATGCTTCCGGTATAACTGTTGGTGGCTATGGTAAGCACGATATTCATATCTGTGACGAGCGTACTTATAAAGCAATACTCAGAGGTACTCTTGGTATGGGTGAAGCGTACATGAATGGGTGGTGGTACGCGAACGATATTGATGCGTTCGTTTCGCATGCTGTTAAAAGCATGTTTGGCAGAAGTCTGTCTGCAACCAATCTCGTTAAGTTTGCACTACTGTCGCAAATAAGAAATGCACAAAGAGTAGCGCGTGCGTTCGCTGTTGCGGAAGAGCACTACGATCTTCATCCGGAGATTTACAGTGCGATGCTTGATGAGCGTATGACCTACACATGTGGGTACTATGGTCGAGGAGCCAAGACATTGGATCAAGCGCAGTTTGATAAGCTTGATCTTGTATGTGAGAAACTAGGTTTAAAACCTGGTGATCGGGTGCTTGATATAGGTTGCGGTTTCGGTTCATTCGCAGAGTTCGCAGCAAAAAATTACGACGTCAATGTCACAGGAGCAACAGTATCTGAAGGTCAATTAGTGGTTGCAAAGCAGCGCACACAAGGGCTTCCAGTACAATATCTTTTACAAGATTACCGGAAACTCGACGGAGAGCAATTCGACCATATAGTTTCTATCGGTATGTTTGAAGCTGTTGGCTACAAAAACTACGTCGAATTTATGAAAGTGGCTGATCGAATGCTTAAGCCCGGAGGTACGTTCTTGCTTCACACGATCGGTATGGCTACTTCTGAAACTTGTGGGGACCCATGGTTCGATAAGTATATTTTCCCTAACGGGATGATGCCTTCACTTGCACAGATTACTAAAGCGATCGAAGGACGCTTCATTGTTGAAGATTGGCACAGTTTTGGAGAAGATTACGATACAACACTCATGGAGTGGTGGAAAAACTTTAACCGTGCATGGCGCAGTGAATCGTTTACTCAAGAATACGATGAGCGATTTTATCGCATGTGGAAGCTATATCTTCGCGGTAGTGCTGGACTCTTTCGAGCTCGACACTTGCAACTTTGGCAATTCGTATTTACACGGGGTGATGCTCCAAGTAAACGTGTAACCATTCGTTGAGATCTGCAGTACAATATTTAAAAGGCGACCTATTAGGCCGCCTTTTTTATTTGCATGAACCCCAAAGTCCAAATTTCTGCTCCTTTGATTTCTGCTCGAGTTCTTTCAGTGTCTCGCTAAGTGCGGTATCGGGGGGATATGCTTTAGCCACCGCATGGCCTTCATGTACTAAAATTTCGTTAATTGATGTTTCTTCGTGAATTGAAGAAAGAGGGTCATCTATATATACATATCGCAGCAATCGTTCATATTTATCTACGTTAGAAATATCAGCCACTAGTCGCACTTGTTTATTAAGAAGCAATTGCTGAGCTCGGGATTTTGATTCAATCGCGAAGCAGTCCGACTGAGTGCTGCTTGTTAATTCTGGCGCATCAATCCCGATAAGGCGAACCTTCTTGTCATTTGAAACAACTATAGTGTCTCCGTCTATAACATTTGTAACAGTTGTATACTCACCACCTAGAGTATGAGGCTCATTAATTGTTTGCGTTGTAGCAGCCCATAAGGCAAACGCAATAAGTGAAAGAAGGAATGCGATTATTATTCTCCATGCCATGAGAGCATTATACTGTGAATAACATCTATTCTCTAATGCGCCACCCTGTTTGGAATATTTTCCACACAGAGAAGCCGAGAACAACTATTAGGGTAACTATAAGTGTCGCACCAGCTATTAAATTTGCATCATGAATACCTGTCATTGCATAACGTACGCCGTCTACAAAATAAAAGAATGGGTTTAATAGAGTTATTTTTTGAGCAATAGGTGGGAGCATATCAAGAGTGTAGAACATTCCTCCTAAGAAAGAGAAAGGCATAATAATAAATGTGCTCAAGATGTTTAGTTGCTCAAAACTTTTTGCTACAAGTCCAGTAATTATTCCAAGAAGACCAAATATTATTGATATACCAAGTATGTAGAAAATAAATAAAGGAAGACTATACATACTTACAGCACCAAAGAGCATTCCAACCAGCAAGATAACCACTCCCACAGTAAGTGCACGAGCAACGGCGCTCAGTACTGTTCCAAACATTATCTCAAAGTAAGAAAGTGGAGATACTAGTAACTCCTCAATTGTGCGAGCCCATTTTGCAAAGTATACGTTGCTAGAAGCCTGAGAGAACGATGAGGTAAGTACGTTCATTATTAAAATACCTGGGAAAACGAAAATAATGTACGAAACACCACCAATTTCATCAATTCGTGCACCAACAACCGATCCAAATACGAACACAAATAGTGTGGCAGAAATAAGTGGACTAAAGATAGTTTGAACAACAACACGAAATGTTCGTTCGATCTCTCGGCGCATCAATGTATATAATCCTACCCAGTTCATACAACATCTTTTTTACCCGTTAATTCAAGATAGACATCTTCAAGTTTTTTACCACCTGCAAGCATCTTTTCTTTTGAACCTTGCGCAATTATTTTTCCGTCGGAAATAAATGCGAATCGGTCGGCTAGAAGCTCGACTTCTTCAAGGTAATGAGAAGTAAGAACAATTGTTTTACCTTCTTTGGAGAGCTGTTGCAGGTAGCTCCAAAGTTCTCGTCGTAATTCAACGTCCACTCCTGCAGTCGGCTCATCTAGAATAAGAAGCTCAGGATCGTGTACAAGTGCACGCGCAAGAATAACTCGACGTTTCAAGCCGCCAGAAAGATCCATAAATGGTTTATTGCGATGTTTCTGTAAGTCGAATTGTGTGAGCAGTTCTTCAATACGTTCTTTTCGTTGAGAGGCTCTCATTCCATAATATCCAGCTGCGTAGTCTAGAAGCTTATCTACCTTTCCAAAGATGTCGATATTAAATTCCTGAGGAGCTATGCCAAGTGTCTTTCGCGATTCGCGGTAATCTTTTTCTACGTCTAATCCGAAAGTCTTAATGGTTCCGCTGGTGATTTTATTCACACCAACTATACAATTGATAGTTGTCGATTTTCCTGCACCGTTTGGACCAAGAAGTCCCAAGAAAGCACCCTTCGGAACAGTAAGAGAAAGGTCATTTACAGCGACAGTGTCCCCGTATGATTTATGTAAATTAGTTATCTCCAGTGCTAGTGTTTCCATGATGCGGCAGTATATCATACATGCTATTGTTTAGACGGTTTTCACGTGTGGTTTGTTTGCAGAGTTTTAGTATGCAGCAATCGAGTCGAACTGGAGACATACTACTAGCAACAAATCATTTCAAAATGAACGACGAAAGAAAAATGTTCACCGGTGATTGGAAATGTGGTGGATGTGGAGCTGCAATTACAGAGCTTCCATTCCAGCCAGATCCAGCACGAGAGGGTTCACTTATGTGCCGCGACTGTCACAAGAAGCGCCAGAGTGATAGCCCAGCCGGTGGAAGCGACCGTCAGATGTTTGAAGGTAACTGGTCATGTGCTGATTGTGGAGGAGCTATAACAAGCTTGCCATTTGAACCACGAGACACTGGCAACCTTAAATGTCGCGATTGTTTCCGTAAATAATTTAAAACGCCTCACGAGAGTGAGGCGTTTTAAATTGTGCACTCGGTACGCGCAGACTATACTATTTTTATATGAACATATCTGTACTAAGTAAGGGGTGGCAAAAGCATCTTGCTGAAGAATCTAGCGAGTCATATTACAAAGAACTTACTGCGTTTGTGAATTCTGAATATAGTAATGCAGAAGTGTATCCGGACGAGGAAAATATATTTCGCTCACTTGACCTCTGTCCTTTTGAAAAAGTGAAAGTAGTAATACTCGGACAAGATCCTTACCATGGTGATGGGCAAGCTAACGGTCTTTGTTTTGCGGTAAATGAAAATGTTAAATCGCCACCATCGCTTAGGAATATATTCAAAGAACTAGAGGGCGACCTCGGTAAGGAGGTCGAGAAAACAGGTGATTTAGAACGATGGGCGAAACAGGGAGTTTTACTATTAAACGCAACACTTACCGTTCGTGCATCTAAACCGGGAAGTCATCAAAAGAAGGGTTGGGAGGAGTTTACAGATAAAGTGATACAGAAACTTTCTGACGAGCGTAAAGGACTTGTATTTATATTGTGGGGGAACTACGCAAAAGAGAAGGGCAAGAATATTGATGTAAAAAAACACCTTGTTTTAAGCGCACCACATCCTTCGCCATTTTCAGCACATTCAGGTTTTTTTGGGTGCAAGCATTTTAGTAAGACAAATGAATACCTAAAGACTAGAGGTAAAAAGGAAATAGACTGGTAGGTTAGTCGATAGGGTGAGTATCTTCATTAGTACTCTCTCTTAGTACTCGCTCTTCCTCGTTTCGTTGTTGTTCTCCAGAGACATACTTCCTCCAAATTTTTTCTTCATCTCTATTTCGTGCTCGTGTACGCCCGCCCTTTTTACGCATGTTTTTGAGATGTTTTTCATCACCACGCTCCATTGCTTCGAGTACTTTTTTGGGAACCCCTTCTTTCATAGTTAAATAATTGCATACACGCTAATAATTTCAATGTGGTAGGATTTTCACTATGGAAAACACAGAAAAAGAATTAACAATAAATCAGGTACTAGTTGAGATTGCAGGTATAGAGCAGCAGATTCTTATGGGTCCTGCAGATTCTGAGTCAGATCAGTTACAAGCTATTCGTAGTGCATTAACTAGTGGAGAGATAACTCCTCGGGAAGCACTTCTGAAGGCTCGAAGAATCGAACAAGAAAGATCATCACACTATCGTTAAAGTTCTTGTGAGCGTAATGTAGGCGTTCCTGATTGTGCTTCAAATACAGTACGTCCGATAAGTGCGCCACGCGCCGTTTCTACACTACAGCGCCACGTTCCGTCATCAACTTGTGAAGTTTGCGTGTATCCACGAAAGCCGTCTTTACGGCCACCAGTAATAGGGAAAGGTATCCGCGCTATGGTAGCCCAAGTCTCCGTTATCTCGTCATATTTTTCCCAGCGGTGTCGAATATCTGTCGCTAGTTTTGTTGGAGCGTATACGGAAGTGAAGCAAAAAGTAGTGGAATCTGATTCGTTATTGAACGAAGCACTCGTATCTTTCCAGAACTCGAACCATCGTGGAGCCTCGTATGTTGCAGCGTAGCTATTTCCAGTGCGCACAACAGAATGGTATATACCTATGTGTTTAAGAGACAATGGAACCGGTGGAATGAGATTCGAAAAATATAAACCGGAAAAAAGAAGAGTGATGGCGACTACTGTAATAATGATATTTCGTCGTGCTCTCTCGAACGATTCTTGAGTTACGTACGAAAGTAATTGAATATAAGCGTACGTTATCATTAGGGCGAGTAAGGCACTGGCTACAAAAACCATTGCGCCGATTCTGTTTAGGAGTATTGGTACAATAAGACCACTGTAAGTAAGAAGTAGCACAAACCAAATGGTTACACGCACATGTGTGCGAGCGTAGCGTTTTCGGAATAACTCGTTACTCAGAAGAAGAAGGGCTAACATTCCGATAAAAATAGCACTTCCTGCAAAGGTGCCGCTGTGTGCGTACAAAATCATCAATCCGCTAGCAAGGTTACCAAAGCTGAATTGCAGAATGCTCAAAAGCACCAAGCGTTTATTGGTGCTTTCTGTATTTTTACGCGCCTGAAGCAGGAGCATTGTTATGGCGCTCAGGAGGAGGTATCCAATAATCACTATATTCTCAAATAGAGCGTCCGGTTGGTTTAGTGTAAGAAGGTCAAAAAAGAATCCAAATACTAGTGCAGCAGTTGGCACAAAAGGAAGGTATGACTTAAATTGTGTTGGAATGTACGAAGCGGGGAACATGTAAACGTATGCTAACACAAGCATACTTATACATGGTTATTTTATACCCAGTACGTTGTAGTTATGTCTTTTTATAATATGCATCATGCTAAAATGCATGTAACGTAAATATGTATACATCATGATGGCAAATTCAGAAAAACTAAGCACTGCTTCGACTGATTCAGTTGAAGCTGTTTCAGTTGCTCACCTGTCAGATACACAGATTCTTGAAGCATTAAAAGGAAAGGGTCCATTGAAAGAGATTCTTGGTTTTGTGGAACAGATACCCAGAAGTGCAACTCCTGACATAATAATTTCAGAAGATGCATCAGAGGATATACTTAAGAAATTGTTAGAAAGTTCTAGTGCTGGCAGTTATGTTGAAGACAACAGAGAGAGAATTAAATCGGTTATTGAGCGTGCGTACGCATTGATAGCGTGGAAGCACATAGCACCACAGGGAGAGGAGATGATTAGTGTAAATGATGATAGCAAGCTGGGATATAAGCTATTTAAGGAATTCGAAAACAAATTAAATAGTGCCCCGCTCGGCCAATCTGTTGCTCAAATTGCAGCTCTTGTAAGTACTCCAAAAGACACAACAAAAAAGAAGAAGGGTGTTGCGCCTGATGACCTTGATGCAGAAGGTGCAGAAAAGATGGGTAACCTCATTACAGCTATAAACAAGACAATGAAAGATGGTACGCCTGACGCTAAGCGTGTGGTTATAGATATGAAAGAGTGGGTACGTAAGTTGCCAGGAGGGACTCCTCGAGCAAATAGCAGAAAAGCTGCAGCTACTGAAGTGGCTGAACAAATGGATAATGTGGTATCGCTTTTCGAAGAGGATTTAAGAAAAATGCCAAAGTATGTTCAGCAGAACATGGCACCACACAAACTTCTTGGAATACCGATTCCTTTTTTGCGCAGAGGGCAAGTCTTGGCTGGTAAGACAGGGGTAGCACGAGGTATCGAAATGGGTACTACCGTCATGGAAACAAGTTCTCTTGTTGCAGCGTCATCTTTTATTCTTGCAGCAGCTATGGCTACTCCACTTACGATCACTCCAAGTAGTAACTTTACTGCATGGAGCGCCGCAGCTTTGGCCGCATTTACTGTCTTCGCGAGCCAGTCGTATATTTTTAAGCAGCAAAGTGAACAGGCATTAGTTGAGGCTAAAACTAAAATAGGTGCAATTGGGAAAGCTATCGCTGCACATCCTGTAAGTTATCCATTTAGAGGATTAGTTACTGGTGCTTCAACCTTCACCATCTTTCTGGCACTAGTAGGTGCAGATAGAAGTGTTGAGCGAGCACAAGACATAGCGGCACTTATTGAACCACATAGAGCTGCTATTGAAAATGAATTAAACCAGGTAACACAACAAACTCCGGGTAAGAGCGCTGCATCGAAGTTATTTAGTTGGATTTCTTCAATCGTTCCTTCTGGAATAGGAGATACTCAAGAATTTGCTCTTTTAAATGACGTAGCAGAGATTCCTACCGAATTACGACATAGAATGGAAATTGCAGTACGTGCTGAAGCTGGTGATGCAGATGCGCAAGCACAGGCAAAAAATTGGGGTATCCCATATTCATCTACTGCTGGTCTAGGTCCCAAGGCGTTGTCACTCGCTGCACTAGTGGGTATCTCTGTAAACGATGCGGAAGCCTTGACTGGAAGTGAGGCCATGACCACAGGCGAAATAACGCCAGGAATTGCACAAACGCGCCAACAAATACGAGCCTTTGCAGAAAGACATGAATTAAATCTTACGGACGATCAGATGGAGAATCCTCAGTTTGTTATGAATGCTCTTGTAATGAAGTTTCAAAACAATGCACTAGGTATGTTTGAGGAGTTTGGGGAACAGCGTAGTGAACTAACAAGAGTCTTAAGATTAACAGCATCTATGAACATTTTGGACTCTTTGTATAGTACTTTTGCGAAATTCCAACCGCCTGTTGATCCTAAAGAAATACCGTACCGCTTAAATGCTCTCGAGAGTAACGCTGAAGATATAGCTCAGCAATATAATGAACAACTTGCTAATCCAGCAGAGGAGCTTAGTCTTATTGTTGCAAATGGTTTTAAATCTATATACGGGAGAAATGTTAACGTAAGTGAAATATCAATTTCTCCACCACCACTTAATCTTGATTTCACCGAAATCAAAAAGTTAGCTAAAATTATTCAAGATGCTACGAATAATATAACAGCTGATGATGTTGAAGTCGGCGGATCAATGGATAATATGGAGGCTGAGTTAGAGAGCGACTTAAGTGACATTGATCAGAGAATAGAAAATGTTACTGACTTGCTGGATCCTAGAAACGAGATTGATGAAATTGTTGCTAGGAGATATGGATCTGATATAAGCGAAGAAGAACGACAATCTATGGTGGCATTCGAAATACTTAAGAACGCTACCTTGGCTCTCTCGATAGAATTTATA
This genomic stretch from Candidatus Kaiserbacteria bacterium harbors:
- a CDS encoding SET domain-containing protein encodes the protein MSKEQKSFKVKRAAAGMGLGLFASRPIKKGEFIVEYKGELISAAEAETRLTRYLFEIDDNYTIDGAARDNIARYMNHLCDPNVEAEIEAGEIKFYALKDIEEGDELGYDYGEEYVDEFIKPYGCKCSHCS
- the cfa gene encoding cyclopropane fatty acyl phospholipid synthase, whose translation is MLKSKIVSSLDASGITVGGYGKHDIHICDERTYKAILRGTLGMGEAYMNGWWYANDIDAFVSHAVKSMFGRSLSATNLVKFALLSQIRNAQRVARAFAVAEEHYDLHPEIYSAMLDERMTYTCGYYGRGAKTLDQAQFDKLDLVCEKLGLKPGDRVLDIGCGFGSFAEFAAKNYDVNVTGATVSEGQLVVAKQRTQGLPVQYLLQDYRKLDGEQFDHIVSIGMFEAVGYKNYVEFMKVADRMLKPGGTFLLHTIGMATSETCGDPWFDKYIFPNGMMPSLAQITKAIEGRFIVEDWHSFGEDYDTTLMEWWKNFNRAWRSESFTQEYDERFYRMWKLYLRGSAGLFRARHLQLWQFVFTRGDAPSKRVTIR
- a CDS encoding thermonuclease family protein, translating into MAWRIIIAFLLSLIAFALWAATTQTINEPHTLGGEYTTVTNVIDGDTIVVSNDKKVRLIGIDAPELTSSTQSDCFAIESKSRAQQLLLNKQVRLVADISNVDKYERLLRYVYIDDPLSSIHEETSINEILVHEGHAVAKAYPPDTALSETLKELEQKSKEQKFGLWGSCK
- a CDS encoding ABC transporter permease; protein product: MNWVGLYTLMRREIERTFRVVVQTIFSPLISATLFVFVFGSVVGARIDEIGGVSYIIFVFPGILIMNVLTSSFSQASSNVYFAKWARTIEELLVSPLSYFEIMFGTVLSAVARALTVGVVILLVGMLFGAVSMYSLPLFIFYILGISIIFGLLGIITGLVAKSFEQLNILSTFIIMPFSFLGGMFYTLDMLPPIAQKITLLNPFFYFVDGVRYAMTGIHDANLIAGATLIVTLIVVLGFSVWKIFQTGWRIRE
- a CDS encoding ABC transporter ATP-binding protein, producing the protein METLALEITNLHKSYGDTVAVNDLSLTVPKGAFLGLLGPNGAGKSTTINCIVGVNKITSGTIKTFGLDVEKDYRESRKTLGIAPQEFNIDIFGKVDKLLDYAAGYYGMRASQRKERIEELLTQFDLQKHRNKPFMDLSGGLKRRVILARALVHDPELLILDEPTAGVDVELRRELWSYLQQLSKEGKTIVLTSHYLEEVELLADRFAFISDGKIIAQGSKEKMLAGGKKLEDVYLELTGKKDVV
- the ung gene encoding uracil-DNA glycosylase, with amino-acid sequence MNISVLSKGWQKHLAEESSESYYKELTAFVNSEYSNAEVYPDEENIFRSLDLCPFEKVKVVILGQDPYHGDGQANGLCFAVNENVKSPPSLRNIFKELEGDLGKEVEKTGDLERWAKQGVLLLNATLTVRASKPGSHQKKGWEEFTDKVIQKLSDERKGLVFILWGNYAKEKGKNIDVKKHLVLSAPHPSPFSAHSGFFGCKHFSKTNEYLKTRGKKEIDW
- a CDS encoding DUF2914 domain-containing protein; the encoded protein is MLVLAYVYMFPASYIPTQFKSYLPFVPTAALVFGFFFDLLTLNQPDALFENIVIIGYLLLSAITMLLLQARKNTESTNKRLVLLSILQFSFGNLASGLMILYAHSGTFAGSAIFIGMLALLLLSNELFRKRYARTHVRVTIWFVLLLTYSGLIVPILLNRIGAMVFVASALLALMITYAYIQLLSYVTQESFERARRNIIITVVAITLLFSGLYFSNLIPPVPLSLKHIGIYHSVVRTGNSYAATYEAPRWFEFWKDTSASFNNESDSTTFCFTSVYAPTKLATDIRHRWEKYDEITETWATIARIPFPITGGRKDGFRGYTQTSQVDDGTWRCSVETARGALIGRTVFEAQSGTPTLRSQEL